The following are from one region of the Desulfovibrio sp. JC010 genome:
- a CDS encoding DMT family transporter, with the protein MRLFFIIMSFVFGALAPTQAGVNLKLKGFVGDPVLAAIVSFSVGTLSLLAYAYFTKVPLPEGSAVLKGPWWMWTGGFMGAFFVAAAVVVAPVLGAGTMMCWMVAGQMAASLVLDHYGILGYAVREASAGRIAGVLMVVVGAVLVEKF; encoded by the coding sequence ATGCGTTTATTCTTTATAATAATGTCTTTCGTGTTCGGTGCACTTGCGCCTACACAAGCCGGGGTGAACCTTAAGCTTAAGGGCTTTGTGGGTGATCCTGTTCTGGCGGCCATTGTGTCGTTCAGCGTTGGAACGCTGAGCCTGCTGGCTTATGCTTATTTTACCAAGGTTCCGCTTCCGGAAGGGAGTGCTGTGCTTAAAGGGCCGTGGTGGATGTGGACCGGTGGTTTTATGGGCGCGTTTTTCGTGGCTGCTGCGGTGGTTGTGGCTCCGGTGCTGGGTGCGGGAACCATGATGTGCTGGATGGTGGCCGGACAGATGGCGGCATCTCTTGTGCTGGACCACTACGGGATACTGGGGTATGCCGTGCGGGAGGCTTCAGCCGGACGTATTGCCGGGGTTTTAATGGTTGTTGTGGGCGCAGTGCTGGTTGAAAAATTTTAG
- a CDS encoding 4-hydroxybenzoate octaprenyltransferase, whose amino-acid sequence MKDILCKYMKKLWENIVLVCRMVKIEHSIFALPFAYMGIFLASGTWPEPKPFALLTIAMVAIRSFAMAVNRLVDINIDSENPRTRTRPLVTGELTPFFTFCFIVACAVVFVFTCKYMNELCYKLSYFALVWSAFYSLTKRFTFLCHFALGSVLGLAPVAGWLCVDPNFSLPAILFFFGVMFWVAGFDILYATQDRKFDRNRGLNSVPANLGIEKALTISTFSHVNTVIFFGLAGLAAGLNWIYFATLALVGGILICEHLVISAEDMSRVNMAFFTLNGVISVLLFLGTLAAIMF is encoded by the coding sequence GTGAAAGATATTCTTTGCAAATACATGAAGAAGCTGTGGGAAAATATCGTGCTGGTCTGCCGGATGGTCAAGATTGAGCATTCCATCTTTGCATTGCCGTTTGCTTATATGGGAATTTTTCTGGCCAGCGGAACATGGCCGGAGCCCAAGCCTTTTGCTCTGCTGACCATAGCCATGGTGGCGATTCGTTCATTCGCCATGGCCGTGAACAGGCTTGTCGATATCAATATTGACAGTGAAAACCCGCGTACCCGGACCCGTCCGCTGGTGACCGGGGAATTGACCCCGTTTTTTACCTTCTGTTTTATCGTGGCTTGTGCAGTCGTTTTTGTTTTTACCTGTAAATACATGAATGAGCTTTGCTACAAACTTTCGTACTTTGCGCTGGTCTGGTCGGCCTTTTATTCCCTGACCAAAAGATTCACTTTTCTTTGTCATTTTGCCCTCGGTTCGGTTTTGGGGCTGGCCCCTGTTGCGGGCTGGCTCTGTGTTGATCCCAATTTTAGCCTGCCCGCGATTCTGTTTTTCTTCGGAGTAATGTTCTGGGTGGCCGGGTTTGATATCCTTTACGCCACGCAGGACCGCAAGTTCGACCGCAACCGGGGTTTGAATTCAGTTCCCGCAAACCTCGGCATCGAGAAAGCCCTGACCATCTCCACTTTCAGCCATGTGAATACGGTTATCTTTTTCGGGCTGGCCGGACTGGCCGCTGGTTTGAACTGGATTTATTTCGCAACTCTTGCCCTTGTGGGCGGAATTCTAATCTGCGAACATCTCGTTATTTCTGCTGAAGATATGAGCCGGGTCAACATGGCTTTCTTTACTCTGAACGGGGTTATTTCGGTTCTGTTGTTTCTCGGCACTCTTGCAGCGATAATGTTCTAG
- a CDS encoding methyl-accepting chemotaxis protein yields the protein MENGKFLRVIAGIYFGVLLVAAVLCGAILTAYSNESWALTGLAFGLIGLLFLLGICLFTVLKAQVARPVECLTNFANLVIKGEYSEADKCNSPGLDGLRAAISELSDVYKERLGFSNSILEGLPLGCCIVDLKEHINFLNKECLEMIGSDEKPESYHGRMISQIFYHDDRKSLIGHCMDDDTRAMNREVIFKHVDGSDINVLANLFPLHDVVGNVIGGCCLYINTTELKQREAHILQQNEVIAKAADQADSVVYELSSAAEQLRGLVGEARKGAMVQSEEAGQAATAMEEMNATVLEVARHAQEAASDADKARADAEKGEDTVAGVVSAIDEVSGQANSLKASMEDLDVKAEAIGNVLGVIEDIADQTNLLALNAAIEAARAGEAGRGFAVVADEVRKLAEKTVQATTEVHQAVSNIQQGAKTNVQATEAAVESVTRSTALAGESGDALARIVSMSEETSDRIRSIATAAEQQAAASEQINRSTETVNRISNETEQAMLESSEAIEKLAQLADNLSDIIHGMQNQ from the coding sequence ATGGAAAATGGAAAGTTTCTGCGTGTAATCGCTGGAATTTATTTTGGAGTGTTACTTGTCGCAGCAGTATTGTGCGGCGCAATTCTAACTGCCTACAGCAATGAATCATGGGCACTGACCGGGCTGGCTTTCGGTTTGATTGGGCTGCTGTTTTTGCTGGGAATCTGTCTTTTTACCGTCCTCAAAGCACAGGTCGCCCGACCTGTGGAATGTCTTACAAATTTTGCAAATCTTGTGATCAAAGGCGAGTACTCCGAAGCTGATAAATGTAACAGCCCGGGGCTTGATGGTTTGCGTGCTGCGATCAGTGAACTGAGCGATGTTTATAAAGAACGCCTCGGTTTCAGCAACAGTATTCTTGAAGGTCTGCCTCTTGGCTGCTGTATTGTTGATCTCAAAGAACATATAAATTTCCTGAATAAAGAATGCCTTGAAATGATCGGCTCTGATGAAAAGCCGGAATCTTATCACGGGCGCATGATTTCCCAGATCTTTTATCACGATGACCGTAAATCACTGATCGGGCACTGTATGGATGATGATACCCGGGCCATGAACCGGGAAGTTATCTTCAAGCATGTGGACGGCAGTGACATCAACGTGTTGGCCAACCTTTTTCCTCTGCATGATGTGGTCGGCAATGTTATCGGCGGTTGTTGTTTGTATATCAACACAACCGAACTTAAACAGCGTGAAGCTCATATCCTTCAACAGAACGAAGTGATTGCCAAGGCTGCTGATCAGGCTGATTCCGTGGTTTATGAACTGAGCAGTGCAGCCGAGCAGCTGCGCGGACTGGTGGGCGAGGCCCGCAAGGGGGCCATGGTTCAGAGTGAAGAAGCCGGACAGGCCGCCACTGCCATGGAAGAAATGAACGCCACTGTTCTTGAGGTTGCACGCCATGCGCAGGAAGCTGCCAGTGACGCTGATAAAGCAAGGGCTGATGCGGAAAAAGGTGAAGATACTGTAGCCGGTGTGGTCAGTGCCATTGATGAAGTTTCCGGTCAGGCTAATTCCTTGAAAGCTTCCATGGAAGATCTGGATGTGAAGGCTGAAGCCATCGGTAATGTACTGGGTGTGATCGAAGATATCGCAGACCAGACCAACCTGCTGGCTTTGAACGCGGCTATCGAAGCTGCCCGTGCAGGTGAAGCCGGGCGCGGATTCGCGGTTGTTGCCGATGAAGTTCGCAAGCTTGCGGAAAAGACCGTGCAGGCCACAACCGAGGTTCATCAGGCTGTTTCCAATATTCAGCAGGGTGCCAAGACCAACGTGCAGGCTACGGAAGCGGCTGTTGAGTCCGTTACCCGCAGCACTGCGCTGGCCGGGGAGTCCGGTGATGCTTTGGCGCGGATCGTATCCATGTCTGAAGAGACTTCCGACCGGATCAGGTCCATTGCCACTGCCGCTGAGCAGCAGGCCGCAGCCAGTGAGCAGATCAACCGTTCCACTGAAACGGTAAACCGCATTTCAAACGAGACCGAGCAGGCTATGTTGGAATCATCCGAAGCCATTGAAAAGCTGGCCCAGCTGGCGGATAACCTTTCTGATATTATCCATGGAATGCAGAATCAGTAA
- a CDS encoding histone deacetylase has protein sequence MLKAENSLGIIFFPAFDWAISPTHPEREERLLYTQDQLREEGLFDIEGIREYKPEVASSEDIERVHFCFPEAEAVATRSHCISAGGAIKAAELVMNGERERAFALVRPPGHHAMKTVQGSRGFCAINIEAIMCEYIRENYGPKRIAIVDTDCHHGDGTQDVYWHDPDTLFISLHQDGRTLYPGTGFPKESGGPKALGRTVNIPLPPGTSDAGFMMVMKNAVMPILDDFKPDLIINSAGQDNHFTDPITNMNFSAQGYAALNSMLKPDIAVLEGGYAIQGALPYVNLGISLAMAGIDYSHVREPGFNPETLKESDEIMDYIAKICEGVKDIYFNPPTESSEGVISGDWSVRHRNIFYDTEGFTESQTESLLLCENCRGLLKVETQREGGPMGFGLEIPAAACDSCRNQGYSLLEEAQVKSRYRYIQLINRKDKDYLRYGF, from the coding sequence ATGCTCAAGGCTGAAAACAGTCTGGGAATCATCTTTTTCCCCGCCTTTGACTGGGCCATCTCGCCCACCCACCCGGAGAGGGAAGAAAGACTGCTCTACACGCAGGACCAGTTGCGCGAGGAAGGTCTTTTCGACATCGAAGGCATCCGTGAATACAAACCCGAAGTGGCTTCCAGCGAAGATATCGAACGGGTCCACTTCTGCTTTCCCGAAGCCGAGGCCGTTGCCACCCGCTCCCATTGCATTTCCGCAGGCGGAGCCATTAAAGCCGCCGAACTGGTCATGAACGGCGAACGGGAACGGGCCTTCGCCCTCGTGCGTCCTCCGGGGCATCACGCCATGAAGACAGTGCAGGGTTCACGCGGGTTCTGCGCCATCAACATTGAAGCCATCATGTGCGAATACATCCGCGAAAACTACGGTCCCAAACGCATCGCCATTGTAGACACCGACTGCCACCACGGGGACGGCACACAGGATGTCTACTGGCATGATCCGGACACCCTGTTCATCTCCCTGCATCAGGACGGACGCACCCTTTATCCCGGCACAGGTTTCCCCAAAGAATCCGGAGGTCCCAAGGCCCTCGGACGCACGGTGAACATCCCCCTGCCCCCCGGAACATCCGACGCCGGGTTCATGATGGTCATGAAAAATGCGGTCATGCCCATTCTGGATGATTTCAAGCCGGACCTGATCATCAACTCCGCCGGGCAGGACAACCACTTCACCGACCCGATCACCAACATGAATTTCTCTGCGCAGGGCTACGCCGCGCTTAATTCCATGCTCAAGCCGGATATCGCAGTGCTAGAAGGCGGTTATGCCATTCAGGGCGCGCTGCCTTACGTAAACCTCGGCATCAGTCTGGCCATGGCCGGGATTGATTATTCACACGTGCGCGAACCGGGCTTCAACCCCGAAACGCTCAAAGAATCAGATGAGATCATGGATTATATCGCCAAGATCTGCGAAGGCGTGAAGGATATCTATTTCAATCCGCCCACAGAGAGCAGCGAAGGGGTCATCAGCGGAGACTGGTCCGTGCGACATCGCAATATTTTTTACGACACCGAAGGGTTCACTGAATCCCAGACCGAATCCCTGCTGCTCTGCGAAAACTGCCGGGGCCTGCTCAAAGTGGAAACCCAGCGCGAAGGCGGTCCCATGGGCTTTGGACTGGAAATCCCCGCCGCAGCCTGTGACTCCTGCCGCAATCAGGGCTACTCCCTGCTCGAAGAAGCTCAGGTCAAGAGCCGTTACCGCTACATCCAGCTCATCAACCGCAAGGACAAAGATTACCTGCGCTACGGATTTTGA
- a CDS encoding hydantoinase/oxoprolinase family protein: MLLLGIDVGGTHTDAVAIGPDGLEAQVKVATQHDNLLASIRNSLGEIVRHTDPARIKQLNLSTTLSTNSIVEGNYEDVGVIVSAGPGLDPHSFMTCKDFHVIPGSLDHRGSETKRLDNLSLEEAIVSCRKAGIKVYAAVTKFSPRNPAHEKEMELAVGDNADFITLGHQLTGRLNFPRRISTAFYNCAVWRVFNKFADAIADTLDEMGLGDIRVNILKADGGTMPLDLSRKVPVQSIFSGPAASVMGIIALCNITHDSIIYDIGGTTTDIAIFAGGSPLIEQEGIHIGSHPTLVRALKVHSIGIGGDSAISILDGQVRVGPNRLGPSIAFGGEIPTLTDALIWKDSCDCGNVKQSKAGFTSFAAKHGLDPAELADQAIGYAVDKIHDSTREMVDEINQQPVYTIHELLENRKIIPRKIYIMGGPAQAMKMDVFRKFRLSTEVPQNYDVANAIGAALTRTTTELELFADTERGLMFIPSLGHRENIPRNYNIEQAEKDAMNHLLAHLGEMHVASDGSNAQITSSSSFNMVNGASTVGRNIRVKCQIKPGVDRTYS, encoded by the coding sequence ATGCTCCTTCTCGGAATTGATGTCGGCGGAACCCACACGGACGCCGTTGCCATAGGGCCTGACGGTCTGGAAGCGCAGGTTAAAGTCGCCACTCAGCACGACAACCTGCTCGCCTCCATCAGAAACAGCCTTGGGGAAATCGTCCGCCACACGGACCCGGCCCGCATAAAGCAGCTCAACCTCTCCACCACTCTCTCCACCAACTCCATTGTGGAAGGGAACTACGAAGACGTGGGCGTGATAGTCTCCGCAGGTCCGGGACTCGATCCCCATTCATTCATGACCTGCAAGGATTTCCATGTCATTCCCGGTTCACTGGACCATCGCGGCTCGGAAACAAAACGGCTGGACAACCTTTCCCTTGAAGAAGCCATTGTCTCCTGCCGCAAGGCCGGGATCAAAGTATACGCCGCAGTGACCAAATTTTCCCCCCGCAACCCGGCCCACGAAAAAGAAATGGAGCTGGCAGTAGGCGATAACGCCGACTTCATCACCCTCGGGCACCAACTCACCGGACGGCTGAATTTCCCGCGCCGCATTTCCACCGCATTTTACAACTGTGCTGTCTGGCGGGTCTTCAACAAATTTGCCGACGCCATTGCCGACACCCTTGATGAGATGGGGCTGGGCGACATCCGGGTAAATATCCTCAAAGCCGACGGCGGAACCATGCCGCTGGATCTCTCACGCAAGGTTCCGGTGCAATCCATTTTTTCCGGTCCGGCAGCCAGCGTCATGGGCATCATCGCCCTGTGCAACATCACCCACGATTCCATCATCTACGACATCGGCGGCACCACCACCGACATCGCCATTTTCGCCGGGGGCAGCCCGCTCATCGAGCAGGAAGGCATCCATATCGGCTCCCACCCCACCCTTGTACGGGCCTTGAAGGTCCATTCCATCGGCATCGGCGGGGATTCAGCCATTTCAATTCTGGACGGGCAGGTTCGTGTCGGCCCCAACCGTCTCGGCCCGTCAATTGCCTTCGGCGGCGAAATCCCCACCCTTACTGACGCGCTGATCTGGAAGGATTCCTGTGATTGCGGAAACGTAAAACAATCTAAAGCGGGCTTCACTTCCTTTGCCGCCAAGCATGGACTCGACCCGGCAGAACTGGCGGATCAGGCCATCGGGTACGCAGTGGATAAAATCCATGATTCCACCCGTGAAATGGTGGATGAAATCAACCAGCAGCCAGTCTACACCATCCATGAACTGTTGGAGAACCGGAAGATCATCCCCCGCAAAATCTACATCATGGGCGGCCCTGCACAGGCCATGAAAATGGATGTATTCCGCAAATTCCGTCTTTCCACCGAAGTTCCGCAGAACTACGATGTTGCCAACGCCATCGGCGCGGCCCTGACCCGTACAACCACCGAGCTGGAACTTTTCGCCGATACTGAACGCGGACTCATGTTCATCCCCTCGCTGGGACACCGCGAGAACATCCCCCGCAATTACAATATAGAACAGGCTGAAAAGGATGCCATGAACCACCTGCTGGCCCATCTGGGCGAAATGCACGTGGCTTCGGACGGTTCCAATGCCCAGATCACCAGCTCATCATCATTTAATATGGTCAATGGAGCCAGCACCGTGGGACGCAACATCAGGGTCAAATGCCAGATCAAACCCGGCGTGGACCGGACATATTCATAA
- a CDS encoding sigma-54-dependent Fis family transcriptional regulator codes for MTISINDYKALSQELDPEKLQTQILTLLLKLQNVERGSLWLKRDGMYECVEALGDKSENVKGAKISAQEKSIVGWVIQNGKMTVAEAGDSRHLSSFERDFKIKSKLILCFPLHLKGLEVYGAVQVIDTSTSGEQLNQDPAYLTMLQDLVDIGSISLSNSLEFQKQRIEFAQLSRTLSSIRNNKTIVGRSQSVNKAMKLVENYGATSYPVLLYGESGTGKELFAEEIHAQSARAQKPFLTQNCSAIPENLLESELFGYVKGAFTGATTNKSGLFEAADGGTVFLDEIGDMDINLQAKLLRVLQENEIKPLGGTQTKKIDIRIISATNRNLEEDVRSGRFREDLYYRLNVLPLKLPALRERKEDIHLLTEHFLNREAAHSHMLPKQMSAEAMDAMKNYNWPGNIRELENMVKQFQAMVPGDTVTDSDLPLHIVHPGATPPPKAQPQTPPAIQEQTAAQEDFSALTWKEMEYSYIMKLLEKYRWNISRAARAADVNRSTFDSRMKKLGISKNG; via the coding sequence ATGACTATATCCATTAATGACTATAAAGCCCTTTCGCAGGAACTCGACCCGGAAAAACTACAGACCCAGATTCTGACCCTGCTGCTTAAACTGCAAAATGTCGAGCGCGGATCCCTGTGGCTGAAACGGGACGGCATGTATGAATGCGTTGAAGCCCTCGGTGACAAAAGCGAAAATGTAAAAGGGGCAAAAATATCAGCGCAGGAAAAAAGCATCGTTGGCTGGGTGATCCAGAATGGAAAAATGACCGTTGCCGAAGCAGGGGATTCACGCCACCTAAGCTCCTTTGAGCGTGACTTCAAAATAAAAAGCAAGCTCATCCTCTGCTTCCCCCTGCACCTCAAGGGACTGGAGGTGTACGGTGCCGTACAGGTTATCGACACAAGCACTTCCGGCGAACAACTCAATCAGGACCCCGCCTACCTGACCATGCTGCAGGATCTGGTGGATATCGGCTCCATATCGCTCAGCAATTCACTGGAATTCCAGAAACAGCGCATTGAATTTGCCCAGCTCAGCAGAACCCTGAGCAGCATCAGGAACAACAAAACCATTGTGGGCCGGAGCCAGTCCGTAAACAAAGCCATGAAACTGGTGGAAAACTACGGAGCCACCAGCTATCCGGTCCTTCTCTACGGCGAATCCGGGACTGGTAAAGAACTCTTTGCCGAGGAAATCCACGCCCAGAGTGCACGGGCCCAGAAACCGTTCCTGACCCAGAACTGCAGCGCTATCCCGGAAAACCTGCTGGAAAGTGAACTTTTCGGTTACGTAAAAGGAGCTTTTACCGGAGCCACGACCAATAAGTCCGGCCTCTTTGAGGCTGCCGATGGCGGCACGGTATTCCTTGATGAAATCGGCGATATGGACATCAACCTGCAGGCCAAGCTGCTGCGCGTGCTGCAGGAGAACGAGATCAAACCCCTTGGCGGGACCCAGACCAAAAAAATCGACATCCGTATCATTTCGGCCACCAACCGCAATCTTGAAGAAGATGTGCGTTCAGGACGCTTCAGGGAAGACCTTTATTATAGGCTTAATGTCCTGCCCCTGAAGCTGCCCGCCCTGCGTGAACGCAAGGAAGATATCCACCTGCTCACCGAGCATTTCCTGAACCGCGAAGCAGCCCACAGCCACATGCTGCCCAAGCAGATGTCCGCAGAAGCCATGGACGCCATGAAAAATTACAATTGGCCGGGCAACATTCGCGAACTGGAAAACATGGTCAAGCAGTTTCAGGCCATGGTTCCCGGCGACACCGTTACCGACAGCGACCTGCCCCTGCACATTGTCCATCCCGGTGCAACACCGCCCCCAAAAGCACAGCCGCAGACCCCGCCCGCAATTCAGGAACAGACTGCAGCGCAAGAGGACTTCAGTGCCCTGACCTGGAAGGAAATGGAGTATTCATATATAATGAAGCTGCTGGAAAAATACCGCTGGAACATCAGCCGGGCCGCCCGTGCTGCGGACGTGAACCGCTCTACTTTTGATTCGCGTATGAAGAAACTGGGGATCAGTAAGAACGGCTAA
- a CDS encoding metal ABC transporter solute-binding protein, Zn/Mn family, which translates to MRILKTGILMTVITILSCSMAAAGQLQTTVSIVPMKYFVKKIGGDNIKVNIMVKPGSSPATYEPQPKQMANLSKSEIYFAIGVPFEKAWLPRFKSANKKLEIVHLGQTVIHRAMKAHVHEHEEHHHGHQAKHHEEPHIKDPHVWLSPPLVRTICQKVRNTLIEHDPANSQTYIDNYLKFAAEINKLDSDLLEIFSKKGTSFKFMVYHPSWGYFADTYGLTQIPIEMEGKDPSPKELAQLIDLAKKNSAKAIFVQPQFSKKSAQTIADSIGAAVLVANPLAEDWADNLRRTAAALAKKH; encoded by the coding sequence ATGAGAATATTAAAGACAGGCATTCTGATGACTGTAATTACAATACTGAGCTGCAGCATGGCTGCTGCCGGACAATTGCAGACCACGGTATCCATCGTACCCATGAAATATTTTGTGAAAAAAATCGGCGGAGACAACATAAAGGTAAACATCATGGTCAAACCGGGAAGCAGTCCGGCGACCTATGAGCCGCAACCCAAACAGATGGCGAACTTAAGCAAATCAGAAATCTACTTTGCCATCGGCGTTCCTTTTGAAAAAGCGTGGCTGCCCAGATTTAAATCCGCCAACAAAAAACTTGAGATCGTGCACCTCGGCCAAACAGTCATCCACAGGGCGATGAAAGCGCATGTCCATGAACACGAGGAACATCACCACGGACATCAGGCCAAACACCACGAAGAACCGCACATCAAAGACCCGCACGTATGGCTGTCCCCGCCGCTGGTACGGACCATCTGCCAGAAAGTCCGAAACACCCTGATCGAACACGACCCGGCAAATTCCCAGACATACATCGACAACTACCTGAAATTTGCAGCTGAAATAAACAAACTGGACTCCGACCTTCTGGAGATATTCTCCAAAAAAGGAACCAGCTTCAAATTCATGGTCTACCACCCCTCGTGGGGGTATTTTGCCGACACCTACGGCCTGACCCAGATTCCCATTGAAATGGAAGGTAAAGATCCGAGCCCCAAAGAATTGGCCCAGCTGATCGATCTCGCAAAAAAGAATTCAGCAAAAGCCATTTTTGTCCAACCCCAGTTCTCCAAAAAGAGCGCGCAAACCATAGCCGACTCCATAGGGGCGGCTGTACTTGTAGCCAACCCCCTTGCTGAAGACTGGGCAGACAACCTGCGCCGCACCGCAGCAGCCCTTGCAAAGAAACACTAA
- a CDS encoding ammonium transporter, which translates to MNSADTSFILICAALVMFMTPGLALFYGGMVRSKNVLATIMQSFIMLGLVSIVWAVIGYSLSFGSDIGGVIGGLDFFALNGVGMDTVNSPADNLPHLLFMVFQCMFAVITPALITGAFAERMKFGALLIFSTLWVILVYAPMCHWVWGGGWMGDHGALDFAGGAVVHMSSAAAALAGCLIIGKRKGYGKEPFIPHNLPMTLLGAGMLWFGWFGFNAGSALAADGLAANAFVTTHLAAAAAVLGWLLVEAMHGGKPTTLGAASGAVAGLVAITPAAGFVTPMASIVIGFGGGMVCYGGVLMKSKFGYDDSLDVVGIHGLGGTYGAIATGLFASIGAEGLFYGNASQFWIQIESCIATWGYCFAVSWILFKAIDKFYGLRPSEEEEVAGMDVSDHSETGYQL; encoded by the coding sequence ATGAATTCGGCGGATACTTCATTTATACTTATTTGTGCAGCTCTGGTTATGTTCATGACTCCGGGGCTGGCTCTCTTCTATGGCGGCATGGTGCGCAGCAAAAACGTTCTGGCTACCATCATGCAGAGTTTTATCATGCTCGGACTGGTTTCTATCGTCTGGGCGGTTATCGGTTATTCCCTTTCTTTTGGTAGTGATATCGGCGGTGTAATCGGCGGGCTGGATTTCTTCGCCCTTAATGGCGTAGGCATGGATACAGTCAATAGCCCTGCGGACAACCTGCCCCACCTTCTTTTCATGGTTTTTCAGTGTATGTTTGCGGTCATCACCCCCGCACTGATCACCGGAGCCTTTGCCGAGCGCATGAAGTTCGGCGCATTGCTGATTTTCAGCACCCTCTGGGTTATCCTTGTTTACGCTCCCATGTGCCACTGGGTCTGGGGCGGCGGATGGATGGGCGACCACGGTGCTCTCGACTTCGCGGGCGGCGCGGTTGTGCACATGAGTTCCGCTGCTGCGGCTCTGGCCGGTTGCCTGATCATCGGTAAACGTAAAGGATACGGCAAAGAACCTTTTATCCCTCACAATCTGCCCATGACCCTGCTCGGTGCCGGCATGCTCTGGTTCGGCTGGTTCGGTTTCAATGCCGGGTCCGCCCTTGCGGCTGACGGCCTTGCTGCCAACGCTTTTGTAACCACCCACCTTGCCGCAGCTGCAGCAGTTCTCGGCTGGTTGCTGGTTGAAGCCATGCATGGCGGCAAACCCACCACCCTCGGTGCTGCTTCCGGTGCTGTTGCCGGACTGGTCGCCATTACCCCGGCTGCCGGTTTCGTAACACCCATGGCTTCCATTGTTATCGGTTTCGGTGGCGGCATGGTCTGTTACGGCGGAGTACTCATGAAGTCCAAATTCGGCTATGATGATTCTCTTGACGTGGTCGGTATCCACGGTCTCGGCGGAACATACGGCGCAATCGCCACCGGGCTGTTCGCCAGTATCGGTGCTGAAGGCCTCTTCTACGGCAATGCTTCCCAGTTCTGGATTCAGATTGAGTCCTGCATCGCCACCTGGGGCTACTGCTTTGCGGTCAGCTGGATTCTGTTCAAGGCTATCGACAAGTTCTACGGTCTGCGTCCTTCCGAGGAAGAAGAAGTTGCCGGTATGGACGTTTCCGATCACAGCGAAACCGGATACCAGTTGTAA
- a CDS encoding P-II family nitrogen regulator — protein MRKIEVIVRPFKVDDVKDAIAGLGLKGMTVTDVKGFGRQGGHKEVYRGAEYQVDFIAKTKIEIVVDADRVPEVIDAVSAAAKTGKVGDGKIFVIPVEEVVRIRTGETGPEAI, from the coding sequence ATGAGAAAAATAGAAGTTATTGTCAGGCCTTTCAAGGTCGATGATGTTAAGGACGCCATTGCAGGGCTCGGGCTCAAGGGCATGACTGTTACTGACGTGAAAGGTTTCGGTCGTCAGGGCGGGCACAAGGAAGTTTACCGCGGTGCCGAGTATCAGGTGGATTTCATCGCCAAAACCAAGATTGAGATTGTGGTCGATGCTGACCGCGTTCCCGAAGTTATTGACGCAGTCAGTGCGGCCGCCAAGACCGGAAAGGTCGGCGACGGCAAGATATTCGTTATCCCGGTTGAAGAAGTGGTGCGTATCCGTACCGGCGAGACCGGGCCGGAAGCCATCTAA